From one Streptomyces sp. ICC1 genomic stretch:
- a CDS encoding small secreted protein, whose product MNKKLAAAVSGGAVLMLVLSGCGGDDGDKKTDAWAKKVCDSWQPELKKIEQANADIKRVATESSKPEEVQSTDSAAFGTMSESYKAMGTALTGAGVPPVKDGEKTQAAAVMGFESTAQGYTALKTKMDALDAKDQGKFAEGLKDVASGLDEATKGGKEALDQLKSGGLDKAMNSQKGCQVTTPAPAKS is encoded by the coding sequence GTGAACAAGAAGCTTGCGGCCGCGGTGTCGGGCGGTGCCGTGCTGATGCTCGTCCTGTCGGGCTGCGGCGGGGACGACGGCGACAAGAAGACCGACGCCTGGGCCAAGAAGGTCTGCGACAGCTGGCAGCCCGAGCTCAAGAAGATCGAGCAGGCCAACGCCGACATCAAGCGGGTGGCGACCGAGAGCAGCAAGCCCGAGGAGGTCCAGTCGACCGACTCGGCGGCCTTCGGGACCATGTCGGAGTCGTACAAGGCGATGGGTACGGCCCTCACGGGCGCGGGTGTTCCGCCGGTCAAGGACGGCGAGAAGACCCAGGCCGCCGCGGTCATGGGGTTCGAGTCGACGGCGCAGGGCTACACCGCGCTGAAGACGAAGATGGACGCCCTCGACGCGAAGGACCAGGGCAAGTTCGCCGAGGGCCTCAAGGACGTGGCCAGCGGTCTGGATGAAGCCACCAAGGGCGGCAAGGAAGCGCTCGACCAGCTCAAGTCGGGCGGTCTGGACAAGGCGATGAACAGCCAGAAGGGCTGCCAGGTGACCACGCCGGCGCCCGCGAAGTCCTGA
- a CDS encoding ATP-binding protein — MATVELRFSAQPEHVRTARLVAAAVARRAGVEEAVLDEVRLAVGEACSRAVGLHRSNGLTAPVRVVLTEEEKVFSIEVGDEVPGPAGGPSTGVSGIEAVLDPDIEGEDEMGLAVISGLVDDVEVISGESGGTIRMRWPVLGTSELP; from the coding sequence ATGGCCACCGTTGAACTGCGCTTCAGCGCCCAGCCCGAACACGTCCGGACGGCCCGCTTGGTCGCGGCCGCCGTGGCGCGCCGGGCCGGCGTGGAGGAAGCCGTCCTCGACGAGGTCCGCCTCGCCGTGGGCGAGGCCTGTTCGCGTGCCGTCGGACTGCACCGCAGCAACGGGCTGACCGCGCCCGTCCGGGTGGTGCTGACCGAGGAGGAGAAGGTGTTCTCCATCGAGGTCGGCGACGAAGTGCCCGGACCGGCCGGCGGTCCGTCCACCGGCGTGTCCGGAATCGAGGCCGTCCTGGACCCCGACATCGAGGGCGAGGACGAGATGGGCCTCGCCGTGATCAGCGGCCTGGTCGATGACGTCGAGGTGATCAGCGGGGAATCGGGCGGGACCATCCGGATGCGCTGGCCCGTCCTGGGGACCTCGGAGCTGCCGTAG
- the hsaA gene encoding 3-hydroxy-9,10-secoandrosta-1,3,5(10)-triene-9,17-dione monooxygenase oxygenase subunit — translation MSDEEVLAAVRALAPALRERGAEAEAQRKVPEANIKELAATGFFRLLQPTAHGGRAAHPALFYAAVKEIAKACGSTGWVASVVGVHPWHVALYDPRAQEEVWGQDQDTRICSSYAPTGKVTPVEGGFTISGRWHFSSGSDHADWALLGGLVTDTEGRPVDMRTFLVPRSQYRVDDVWDTVGLRGSGSNDIVVEDVFVPEHRALSFGPVTALRVPGHRTNPEPLYRLPYASVFTTTISTPIVGIAEGAYDAYVAATRERFRISYGQQVAEDPFAQVRIARAAGDIDASWLQLQRNITELYALAERGEELPMPLRTRVRRDQVLATERCVAAVDLLMENAGGGALRTGPNPVQRAWRDVHTGRGHAANDPERALVLFGQGALGLDIQDTML, via the coding sequence ATGAGTGACGAAGAGGTCCTCGCAGCGGTCCGCGCCCTCGCCCCTGCCCTCCGCGAGCGCGGCGCGGAGGCCGAAGCGCAGCGCAAGGTCCCCGAGGCGAACATCAAGGAACTGGCCGCCACCGGCTTCTTCCGCCTCCTCCAGCCCACGGCGCACGGCGGCCGCGCGGCCCACCCCGCCCTCTTCTACGCCGCCGTCAAGGAGATCGCCAAGGCCTGCGGCTCCACCGGCTGGGTCGCCTCCGTCGTCGGCGTCCACCCCTGGCACGTCGCCCTCTACGACCCCCGCGCCCAGGAAGAGGTCTGGGGCCAGGACCAGGACACGCGGATCTGCTCCTCCTACGCCCCCACCGGCAAGGTCACCCCCGTCGAGGGGGGCTTCACCATCAGCGGCCGCTGGCACTTCTCCTCCGGCAGCGACCACGCCGACTGGGCCCTGCTCGGCGGACTCGTCACCGACACCGAAGGCCGCCCCGTCGACATGCGGACCTTCCTCGTCCCGCGCTCCCAGTACCGCGTCGACGACGTCTGGGACACCGTCGGCCTGCGCGGCTCCGGATCCAACGACATCGTCGTCGAGGACGTCTTCGTCCCCGAACACCGCGCCCTCAGCTTCGGCCCCGTCACCGCCCTGCGGGTCCCCGGCCACCGGACCAACCCCGAACCGCTCTACCGCCTCCCCTACGCCTCCGTCTTCACCACCACCATCTCCACCCCCATCGTCGGCATCGCCGAAGGCGCCTACGACGCCTACGTCGCCGCGACCCGCGAACGCTTCCGCATCTCCTACGGCCAGCAGGTCGCCGAAGACCCCTTCGCCCAGGTCCGCATCGCCCGCGCCGCCGGAGACATCGACGCCTCCTGGCTCCAGCTCCAGCGCAACATCACCGAGCTCTACGCCCTGGCCGAGCGCGGCGAGGAACTCCCGATGCCGCTGCGCACCCGGGTCCGCCGCGACCAGGTCCTCGCCACCGAGCGCTGCGTCGCCGCCGTAGACCTCCTCATGGAGAACGCCGGCGGCGGCGCCCTGCGCACCGGCCCGAACCCGGTCCAGCGCGCCTGGCGCGACGTCCACACCGGCCGCGGCCACGCCGCCAACGACCCGGAGCGCGCCCTCGTCCTCTTCGGGCAGGGCGCCCTCGGCCTCGACATCCAGGACACGATGCTGTGA
- a CDS encoding ferredoxin--NADP reductase, whose translation MLDAHLPYRPGQFLTVRLPSSSGAGGAARCYSLAGSPHTGDPLRITVKRVPGGAGSGWLCGSVAVGDALDILPPAGTFTPPDLDRDLLLVAGGSGITPVLSIAKSALAAGRGRVALVYANRDPDSVIFRDELRALAGEHPGRLTVLHWLESLRGLPTAARLGPLVAPYAHREAYLCGPAPLMDAAATALRAAGAPAGSVHRERYFSLGGDVFAQAPAAAAPPSAPAGRGGATAEVELDGTVHTVAWPAGTPLLDSLLAAGVPAPYSCREGACSACCCRVLEGGVTMVRNEVLAPEDLADGYVLACQALALGDRVRVSYDAD comes from the coding sequence ATCCTCGACGCGCATCTCCCGTACCGCCCCGGCCAGTTCCTCACCGTGCGGCTTCCCTCATCGAGCGGGGCGGGCGGCGCGGCCCGCTGCTACTCCCTGGCCGGCTCCCCGCACACCGGCGACCCGCTGCGGATCACCGTCAAACGGGTCCCCGGAGGCGCGGGCTCCGGCTGGCTCTGCGGGAGCGTGGCCGTCGGCGACGCGCTCGACATCCTGCCGCCCGCCGGTACCTTCACCCCGCCCGACCTGGACCGGGACCTGCTGCTCGTGGCCGGCGGCAGCGGGATCACCCCGGTGCTCTCCATCGCCAAGTCCGCCCTCGCCGCCGGCCGGGGCCGGGTCGCGCTGGTGTACGCCAACCGCGACCCCGACTCGGTGATCTTCCGCGACGAGCTGCGGGCGCTGGCCGGGGAGCATCCCGGCCGGCTCACGGTCCTGCACTGGCTGGAGTCCCTCCGGGGGCTGCCGACCGCCGCGCGCCTGGGCCCGCTCGTGGCCCCGTACGCACACCGCGAGGCCTACCTCTGCGGCCCGGCCCCGCTGATGGACGCGGCCGCGACGGCCCTGCGCGCGGCCGGCGCCCCGGCCGGCTCCGTCCACCGCGAGCGGTACTTCTCCCTGGGCGGGGACGTCTTCGCCCAGGCCCCCGCCGCCGCGGCGCCCCCCTCGGCCCCCGCCGGCCGGGGCGGCGCCACCGCCGAGGTGGAGCTCGACGGGACCGTGCACACCGTGGCCTGGCCGGCCGGGACCCCGCTCCTGGACTCCCTGCTCGCCGCGGGCGTCCCCGCTCCGTACTCCTGCCGCGAAGGCGCCTGCAGCGCCTGCTGCTGCCGGGTGCTAGAGGGCGGGGTCACCATGGTCCGCAACGAGGTCCTGGCCCCCGAGGACCTGGCCGACGGCTACGTCCTGGCCTGCCAGGCACTGGCCCTCGGCGACCGGGTCCGCGTCAGCTACGACGCGGACTGA
- a CDS encoding IclR family transcriptional regulator yields MLDQVMETELAPLSLLEKAAKVLGAFEGPQPRLSLTEVVRRSGIPRSSAHRILDQLVQLRWLDREGRDYRMGMRMLELGALASHHNRLRRAALPLLHALHEQTGRVVHLSVLDGAEVVFLERIGGSEATAVPSRVGGRMPAYCTATGKAILAFSDPAVVEHVLAQGLRPRTARTLVRPLALRSELAAVRERGVAFDREESFRGISCVAAPLRGAGRAVAAVSVSSGRGDREPARLAPAVLACARAVWRELYGPGRPGRAAASAPARDPEPAVSSQAMDNMMGWLRFSEWM; encoded by the coding sequence GTGCTGGACCAGGTCATGGAGACCGAGCTCGCACCGCTGTCGCTGCTGGAGAAGGCCGCGAAAGTGCTGGGCGCCTTCGAGGGGCCGCAGCCGCGGCTGTCGCTCACCGAAGTCGTGCGCCGCTCCGGAATCCCGCGCTCCTCCGCCCATCGGATCCTCGACCAGCTGGTGCAGTTGCGCTGGCTGGACCGCGAGGGCCGGGACTACCGCATGGGCATGCGCATGCTGGAGCTCGGCGCGCTCGCCTCCCACCACAACCGGCTGCGCCGGGCCGCCCTGCCGCTGCTGCACGCACTGCACGAGCAGACGGGCCGGGTGGTGCACCTGTCGGTGCTCGACGGGGCCGAGGTGGTGTTCCTGGAGCGGATCGGCGGCTCGGAGGCCACCGCGGTGCCCTCGCGGGTCGGCGGCCGGATGCCCGCGTACTGCACGGCCACCGGCAAGGCGATCCTGGCGTTCAGCGATCCGGCCGTCGTGGAGCACGTCCTCGCGCAGGGGCTGCGGCCGCGCACCGCCCGCACGCTGGTGCGGCCGCTCGCGCTGCGTTCGGAGCTGGCGGCGGTCCGCGAGCGCGGGGTCGCCTTCGACCGGGAGGAGAGCTTCCGGGGCATCTCCTGCGTGGCCGCGCCGCTGCGGGGCGCCGGGCGGGCCGTGGCGGCGGTCTCGGTGTCCTCGGGCCGGGGCGACCGGGAGCCGGCCCGGCTGGCACCGGCGGTACTGGCCTGCGCGCGGGCGGTGTGGCGGGAGCTGTACGGGCCGGGCCGGCCGGGGCGGGCCGCCGCCTCCGCGCCGGCCCGGGATCCGGAGCCGGCCGTCTCCTCGCAGGCGATGGACAACATGATGGGGTGGCTGCGGTTCAGCGAGTGGATGTAG
- a CDS encoding DEAD/DEAH box helicase, producing the protein MAFNHLPAGAHDALGPLSRTPVTHSLPMANTHRPGPPTAPEDVRPTPGTVLDRLSRGPSRAARITHTEHLPPREGRHAVWPDRIRTDVVAAIQAAGIEHPWEHQAAAAEHALDGESVVVATGTASGKSLAYLAPVLSALVDGSEAPNGRGATALYLAPTKALAADQRRAVRELAGPLGNAVRPAVYDGDTPFEEREWVRQYANYVLTNPDMLHRGILPAHPRWASFLRSLRYVVIDECHTYRGVFGSHVAQVLRRLRRLCARYGSDPVFLLASATASDPAAAASRLTGLPVVEVADDASPRGEVVFALWEPPLTDLKGERGAPVRRTATAETAELLTDLVVQGVRTVAFVRSRRGAELIAVIAQERLASVDRSLPGRVAAYRGGYLPEERRALERALHSGELLGLAATTALELGVDVSGLDAVLITGYPGTRASLWQQAGRAGRSGQGALAVLIARDDPLDTYLVHHPEALFRQPVEATVLDPDNPYVLAPHLCAAAAELPLTEADLALFGPAAAELLPQLEAAKLLRRRATAWHWTRRERACDLTDIRGGGGRPVQIVEAATGRLLGTVDEPASHAAVHDGAVHLHQGRTYLVKHLDLEDSVALVEEANPPFSTTARDTTAISVLETEREIAWGSGRLCFGSVEVTNQVVSYLRRKLITGEVLGEAKLDLPPRTLRTRAVWWTVTEDQLDEARINPEILGGALHAAEHASIGLLPLFATCDRWDIGGVSVPLHPDTLLPTVFVYDGHPGGAGFAERAFHTARAWLTATRDAIAACECEAGCPSCIQSPKCGNGNDPLHKRGALRLLTRLLAEAPEAAPEAPEAAEAGPQGPEAPEAGPEAPEEAPEAPET; encoded by the coding sequence ATGGCATTCAATCACTTACCGGCAGGCGCGCACGACGCCTTGGGACCATTGTCCCGCACGCCGGTGACACACTCGCTTCCAATGGCCAACACTCACCGTCCCGGTCCGCCCACGGCACCCGAGGACGTACGACCCACCCCCGGCACGGTCCTGGACCGGCTGTCACGGGGGCCTTCCCGGGCTGCGCGCATCACCCATACGGAGCACTTGCCCCCTCGGGAGGGTCGTCATGCGGTCTGGCCGGACCGCATCCGAACGGATGTCGTAGCCGCCATCCAGGCCGCCGGCATCGAGCACCCGTGGGAACACCAGGCCGCGGCGGCCGAACACGCGCTCGACGGGGAGTCCGTGGTCGTCGCCACGGGCACCGCGTCGGGCAAGTCCCTGGCCTACCTCGCGCCCGTGCTCTCCGCCCTCGTGGACGGCTCGGAAGCCCCCAACGGGCGGGGTGCGACCGCCCTGTACCTGGCCCCGACGAAGGCGCTGGCCGCCGACCAGCGGCGCGCCGTACGGGAGCTGGCCGGACCGCTCGGCAACGCCGTGCGCCCGGCCGTGTACGACGGCGACACCCCCTTCGAGGAACGCGAGTGGGTCCGCCAGTACGCCAACTACGTGCTCACCAACCCCGACATGCTCCACCGGGGTATCCTCCCGGCCCACCCGCGCTGGGCCTCCTTCCTGCGGTCCCTGCGCTACGTCGTGATCGACGAGTGCCACACCTACCGGGGCGTATTCGGCTCCCACGTGGCCCAGGTCCTGCGCCGGCTGCGGCGGCTGTGCGCCCGCTACGGCTCCGATCCCGTCTTCCTGCTGGCCTCCGCCACCGCCAGCGACCCGGCGGCCGCGGCGTCCCGGCTGACGGGTCTGCCGGTGGTGGAGGTGGCCGACGACGCCTCCCCGCGCGGCGAGGTCGTCTTCGCCCTGTGGGAGCCGCCCCTGACCGACCTGAAGGGCGAGAGGGGCGCACCCGTACGCCGTACGGCGACCGCGGAGACCGCCGAACTCCTGACCGACCTGGTCGTGCAGGGCGTCCGCACGGTCGCCTTCGTCCGCTCCCGGCGCGGCGCCGAGCTGATCGCGGTGATCGCCCAGGAGCGGCTCGCCTCCGTGGACCGCTCGCTGCCCGGGCGGGTCGCGGCCTACCGGGGCGGCTACCTGCCCGAGGAGCGCCGGGCCCTGGAGCGGGCCCTGCACTCCGGTGAGCTGCTGGGCCTGGCCGCCACGACCGCCCTGGAACTGGGCGTGGACGTCTCCGGCCTCGACGCCGTGCTGATCACCGGCTACCCGGGCACCCGTGCCTCCCTCTGGCAGCAGGCCGGCCGCGCCGGACGCTCCGGCCAGGGCGCCCTGGCCGTGCTGATCGCCCGCGACGACCCGCTGGACACCTACCTCGTCCACCACCCGGAGGCCTTGTTCCGCCAGCCGGTGGAGGCCACGGTCCTGGATCCCGACAACCCGTACGTCCTGGCCCCGCACCTGTGCGCCGCCGCGGCCGAGCTGCCCCTGACGGAGGCCGACCTCGCCCTCTTCGGCCCGGCGGCGGCCGAGCTCCTCCCCCAGCTGGAGGCGGCCAAGCTGCTGCGCCGGCGGGCCACGGCCTGGCACTGGACCCGCCGGGAGCGGGCCTGCGACCTCACCGACATCCGGGGCGGCGGCGGCCGTCCCGTCCAGATCGTCGAAGCCGCCACGGGCCGGCTGCTCGGCACGGTCGACGAGCCCGCCTCGCACGCAGCCGTCCACGACGGGGCCGTCCACCTGCACCAGGGCCGCACGTACCTCGTGAAGCACCTGGACCTGGAGGACTCGGTCGCCCTCGTCGAGGAAGCGAATCCGCCCTTCTCCACCACCGCCCGCGACACCACCGCCATCTCCGTCCTGGAGACCGAGAGGGAGATCGCCTGGGGCAGCGGACGGCTCTGCTTCGGCTCCGTCGAGGTCACCAACCAGGTCGTCTCCTACCTGCGCCGCAAACTGATCACCGGCGAGGTGCTCGGCGAGGCCAAGCTGGACCTGCCGCCCCGCACCCTGCGCACCCGGGCCGTGTGGTGGACGGTCACCGAGGACCAGCTCGACGAGGCCCGGATCAACCCGGAGATCCTCGGCGGCGCCCTGCACGCCGCCGAGCACGCCTCCATCGGCCTGCTCCCGCTCTTCGCCACCTGCGACCGCTGGGACATCGGCGGGGTCTCCGTCCCGCTGCATCCCGACACCCTCCTCCCGACGGTCTTCGTCTACGACGGCCACCCCGGCGGCGCCGGCTTCGCGGAGCGCGCCTTCCACACGGCCCGCGCCTGGCTGACGGCGACCCGCGACGCGATCGCCGCCTGCGAGTGCGAGGCGGGCTGCCCGTCCTGCATCCAGTCCCCCAAGTGCGGCAACGGCAACGACCCCCTCCACAAGCGCGGCGCCCTCCGCCTCCTCACCCGCCTCCTCGCCGAGGCCCCGGAGGCGGCCCCTGAGGCCCCGGAGGCGGCGGAGGCCGGGCCGCAGGGACCCGAGGCACCGGAGGCCGGCCCGGAGGCTCCCGAGGAGGCCCCTGAGGCCCCCGAAACCTGA
- a CDS encoding methyltransferase has translation MSTTSLPSGLPARLPSSDRAAELRSALLAAGFTADGLLDMLGAPAYAALARSETVPALRATRSRGDEPLASLVRLFLLRQPVPYVHAAAALPVDAALADGWLRREGDEVHATVDVRPYGGPEGEDWFVVSDLGCAVGGAGGIGSREEGVVLGVGGASTTLAGITVRIPVGSALDVGAGSGIQALHAAQHATRVTATDVNPRALEFTRLTLALSGAPEAELLAGSLFEPVGGATYDLIVSNPPFVISPGARLTYRDGGMGGDDLCRTLVQEAGARLNPGGYAQFLGNWQHVDGEDWHERVRGWVPRGCDAWIVQRDVQDVTQYAELWLRDAGDHRTEPAEYERRYEDWLDEFEARKTKAVGFGWITLRRSDAAEPSVVVEEWPHSVEQPLGETVLAHFARQDYLRDHDDAALLAGYFRLTAEVVQEQVGAPGAEDPEHVVLRQNRGMRRATKVDTVGAGFAGVCDGSLSAGRILDAIAQLVEEDPVVLRDRTPESIRVLVEQGFLEPVADAEE, from the coding sequence GTGAGTACCACCAGCCTTCCCTCCGGTCTGCCCGCCCGCCTCCCCTCGTCCGACCGCGCCGCCGAGCTCCGTTCCGCGCTGCTCGCCGCGGGGTTCACCGCCGACGGGCTGCTCGACATGCTCGGCGCCCCGGCGTACGCGGCGCTCGCCCGCAGCGAGACGGTCCCCGCCCTGCGCGCCACGCGCAGCCGCGGCGACGAGCCGCTCGCGAGCCTGGTCCGGCTGTTCCTGCTGCGGCAGCCCGTTCCGTACGTGCACGCCGCGGCGGCGCTTCCCGTCGACGCGGCGCTGGCCGACGGCTGGCTGCGCCGGGAGGGCGACGAGGTCCACGCCACCGTGGACGTACGCCCGTACGGCGGTCCGGAGGGCGAGGACTGGTTCGTCGTCTCCGACCTCGGCTGCGCCGTCGGCGGGGCCGGGGGCATCGGCAGCCGCGAGGAGGGCGTGGTCCTCGGCGTCGGCGGGGCCTCTACGACCCTGGCCGGGATCACCGTCCGCATCCCGGTCGGCTCGGCCCTCGACGTCGGCGCCGGCTCCGGGATCCAGGCGCTGCACGCCGCACAGCACGCCACCCGGGTCACGGCGACCGACGTCAACCCCCGGGCCCTGGAATTCACCCGGTTGACGCTGGCGCTCTCCGGGGCACCGGAAGCGGAACTGCTCGCCGGATCACTGTTCGAGCCCGTCGGCGGGGCCACGTACGACCTGATCGTCTCGAATCCGCCGTTCGTGATCTCCCCCGGGGCCAGGCTGACGTACCGGGACGGCGGGATGGGCGGCGACGACCTGTGCCGGACCCTGGTCCAGGAAGCCGGCGCCCGGCTCAACCCCGGCGGCTACGCGCAGTTCCTCGGCAACTGGCAGCACGTGGACGGCGAGGACTGGCACGAGCGGGTACGGGGATGGGTGCCGCGCGGTTGCGACGCCTGGATCGTGCAGCGCGACGTGCAGGACGTCACGCAGTACGCGGAGCTGTGGCTGCGCGACGCCGGCGACCACCGCACCGAACCCGCCGAGTACGAGCGGCGGTACGAGGACTGGCTGGACGAGTTCGAGGCCCGCAAGACCAAGGCGGTCGGCTTCGGCTGGATCACGCTGCGCCGCAGCGACGCGGCCGAGCCCTCGGTCGTGGTCGAGGAGTGGCCGCATTCGGTGGAACAGCCGCTCGGGGAGACCGTCCTGGCGCACTTCGCCCGGCAGGACTACCTCCGCGACCACGACGACGCCGCCCTGCTGGCGGGCTACTTCCGGCTGACCGCGGAGGTCGTCCAGGAGCAGGTCGGAGCCCCCGGCGCGGAGGATCCGGAACACGTCGTGCTCCGGCAGAACCGCGGGATGCGGCGCGCCACCAAGGTCGACACGGTCGGCGCCGGCTTCGCCGGGGTGTGTGACGGATCACTGAGCGCGGGGCGGATCCTGGACGCCATCGCCCAGCTGGTGGAAGAGGACCCGGTGGTCCTGCGGGACCGGACTCCGGAGTCGATCCGGGTGCTCGTGGAGCAGGGATTCCTGGAGCCCGTGGCGGACGCGGAGGAGTAG
- a CDS encoding sodium-translocating pyrophosphatase: MTGLFTPIAPGRTTDLASAVLTDDNRLIVIVIAAVAIAALVVAQILVRQVLAADEGTDAMKEIAAAIQEGANAYLGRQLRTLGVFAVVVFLLLFLLPADDWSQRAGRSAFFLVGALFSAATGYIGMRLAVRANVRVAAAAREATPAEGEPAKDLTEVSHKAMRIAFRTGGVVGMFTVGLGLLGASCVVLVYAADAPKVLEGFGLGAALIAMFMRVGGGIFTKAADVGADLVGKVEQGIPEDDPRNAATIADNVGDNVGDCAGMAADLFESYAVTLVAALILGKAAFGDLGLAFPLIVPAIGVVTAMIGIFAVSPRRTDRSGMTAINRGFFISAVISLVLVGIAVYAYLPGTYKELVGVDDAAILAHAGDPRILALVAVAIGIVLAALIQQLTGYFTETNRRPVRDIGKSSMTGAATVILAGISVGLESAVYTALLIGLGVYGAFLLGGTSIMLALFAVALAGTGLLTTVGVIVAMDTFGPVSDNAQGIAEMSGDVEGAGAQVLTDLDAVGNTTKAITKGIAIATAVLAAAALFGSYNDAIANAVKEVGAKANEMNLSLDIAQPNNLVGLILGAAVVFLFSGLAINAVARSAGAVVYEVRRQFREHPGIMDYTEKPEYGRVVDICTKDALRELATPGLLAVLTPIAVGFSLGVGALGSFLAGAIGTGTLMAVFLANSGGAWDNAKKLVEDGHHGGKGSAAHEAVVIGDTVGDPFKDTAGPAINPLLKVMNLVALLIAPAVVQFSYGADANPTVRAIVAILAIGVIVGAVYVSKRRGIAVGDEGEGEGGSVPAERVAQPSDPAAAVSG, from the coding sequence ATGACGGGGCTCTTCACCCCTATCGCGCCCGGTCGCACCACTGACCTGGCATCCGCAGTACTCACCGATGACAACCGGCTCATCGTGATCGTCATCGCGGCCGTCGCCATCGCCGCACTCGTCGTCGCGCAGATCCTGGTCCGCCAGGTCCTCGCCGCCGACGAGGGAACCGATGCCATGAAGGAGATCGCGGCCGCCATCCAGGAAGGCGCCAACGCCTACCTCGGCCGGCAGTTGCGCACGCTCGGCGTCTTCGCCGTCGTCGTGTTCCTCCTGCTCTTCCTGCTCCCCGCCGACGACTGGTCGCAGCGGGCGGGACGTTCCGCCTTCTTCCTCGTCGGCGCGCTCTTCTCCGCCGCCACCGGCTACATCGGCATGCGACTCGCGGTCCGGGCCAACGTCCGTGTCGCCGCCGCGGCGCGCGAGGCCACCCCCGCCGAGGGGGAGCCCGCCAAGGACCTGACCGAGGTCTCCCACAAGGCCATGCGGATCGCGTTCCGCACCGGCGGCGTGGTGGGCATGTTCACCGTCGGCCTCGGCCTGCTCGGCGCCTCGTGCGTCGTCCTGGTCTACGCCGCCGACGCGCCCAAGGTCCTGGAGGGCTTCGGACTCGGAGCCGCCCTGATCGCGATGTTCATGCGCGTGGGCGGCGGCATCTTCACCAAGGCCGCCGACGTCGGCGCCGACCTGGTCGGCAAGGTCGAGCAGGGCATTCCGGAGGACGACCCGCGCAATGCCGCGACCATCGCCGACAACGTGGGCGACAACGTCGGAGACTGCGCGGGAATGGCCGCCGACCTCTTCGAGTCCTACGCCGTCACCCTCGTGGCGGCCCTCATCCTCGGCAAGGCCGCCTTCGGCGACCTGGGCCTGGCCTTCCCGCTGATCGTCCCCGCCATCGGGGTCGTCACCGCGATGATCGGCATCTTCGCGGTCTCCCCGCGCCGTACCGACCGCAGCGGAATGACCGCCATCAACCGCGGCTTCTTCATCTCCGCCGTCATCTCGCTGGTGCTCGTCGGGATCGCCGTCTACGCCTACCTGCCGGGCACCTACAAGGAGCTCGTCGGCGTCGACGACGCCGCGATCCTCGCCCACGCCGGCGACCCGCGGATCCTCGCGCTCGTCGCCGTCGCCATCGGCATCGTGCTCGCGGCCCTGATCCAGCAGCTCACCGGCTACTTCACGGAGACCAACCGCCGTCCCGTCCGGGACATCGGCAAGTCCTCCATGACCGGCGCGGCGACCGTCATCCTCGCCGGCATCTCCGTCGGCCTGGAGTCCGCCGTCTACACGGCGCTGCTCATCGGCCTCGGCGTCTACGGGGCGTTCCTGCTCGGCGGCACCTCGATCATGCTGGCGCTCTTCGCGGTGGCCCTGGCCGGCACCGGCCTGCTCACCACGGTCGGCGTCATCGTCGCCATGGACACCTTCGGGCCGGTCTCCGACAACGCCCAGGGCATCGCGGAGATGTCCGGCGACGTCGAGGGCGCCGGCGCGCAGGTGCTGACGGACCTGGACGCGGTGGGCAACACCACCAAGGCCATCACCAAGGGCATCGCCATCGCCACCGCCGTGCTCGCCGCGGCCGCGCTCTTCGGCTCGTACAACGACGCCATCGCCAACGCGGTCAAGGAAGTCGGCGCCAAGGCGAACGAGATGAACCTCAGCCTGGACATCGCCCAGCCCAACAACCTGGTCGGGCTGATCCTGGGCGCGGCCGTCGTGTTCCTGTTCTCCGGCCTCGCCATCAACGCCGTGGCCCGTTCGGCCGGCGCCGTCGTCTACGAGGTGCGCCGCCAGTTCCGGGAGCACCCCGGGATCATGGACTACACCGAGAAGCCCGAGTACGGGCGCGTCGTGGACATCTGCACCAAGGACGCGCTGCGCGAACTGGCCACGCCCGGCCTGCTCGCCGTCCTCACGCCGATCGCCGTCGGGTTCTCGCTCGGCGTCGGCGCGCTCGGGTCCTTCCTGGCCGGAGCCATCGGCACCGGCACCCTGATGGCGGTCTTCCTCGCCAACTCCGGTGGCGCGTGGGACAACGCGAAGAAGCTCGTCGAGGACGGGCACCACGGCGGCAAGGGCAGTGCCGCCCACGAGGCGGTCGTCATCGGCGACACGGTCGGCGACCCCTTCAAGGACACCGCCGGCCCGGCCATCAACCCGCTGCTCAAGGTCATGAACCTGGTGGCACTGCTGATCGCCCCGGCCGTCGTGCAGTTCAGCTACGGCGCGGACGCCAACCCCACCGTGCGGGCGATCGTCGCGATCCTCGCGATCGGCGTCATCGTCGGCGCCGTGTACGTCTCCAAGCGCCGCGGCATCGCGGTCGGCGACGAGGGAGAGGGCGAGGGCGGGAGCGTGCCCGCGGAGCGGGTGGCCCAGCCGTCGGACCCGGCGGCGGCGGTCTCCGGCTGA
- the bldG gene encoding anti-sigma factor antagonist BldG gives MDLSLSTRTVGDRTVVEVGGEIDVYTAPKLREQLVELVNDGSYHLVVDMERVDFLDSTGLGVLVGGLKRVRAHEGSLRLVCNQERILKIFRITGLTKVFPIHNSVEEAVNATD, from the coding sequence GTGGACCTGTCCCTGTCGACTCGCACTGTCGGCGACCGTACGGTCGTGGAGGTCGGTGGCGAGATTGATGTGTATACCGCGCCCAAGCTGCGCGAGCAGTTGGTCGAGTTGGTGAACGACGGCAGCTACCACTTGGTTGTCGACATGGAGCGAGTGGACTTCCTCGACTCCACCGGGCTTGGTGTGCTCGTGGGAGGCCTCAAGCGCGTCCGCGCGCACGAGGGCTCGCTGCGTCTGGTCTGCAACCAGGAGCGCATCCTGAAGATCTTCCGAATCACCGGTCTGACCAAGGTGTTTCCGATCCACAACTCGGTGGAAGAGGCTGTCAACGCCACCGACTGA